One Tribolium castaneum strain GA2 chromosome 6, icTriCast1.1, whole genome shotgun sequence genomic window, TTAACCAAAAAAGTATGTCAAAATAACGACTTTTTGATGTAAATTTGCATGagaattataattatttatttttgttccatGACTcatagttttggagatattagACGAcaaatacgaaaaataaagataaataaatataaaaaaatagaaataaatctAAAGCAACTTGCAACCCTTTTTCCTAGTTAATTAGCTATTTCTGGGCAAAATTTTGTGACAGTTGAGTTAAAATTGTGCAAATCCGAATGAAACAGcttagtcaaaatttttattttattatcaacCAATGAAAAAATCCTAAAGATCAACAGTAATCAAAAATTCATTAGAAAGGTCCCTACATTGACGTAAAAATATCCAAGGATTCCAAACTTGTCTTCAATTTTGTTCTATGATTCGTGGTTTTGGAGATGTTAGACGAAATATGGTTggtcgttttttatttttccaatctaccaaaaataaatacaaaataaaaaaaattgtcattgaTCTGAAACTACTTGttgctttttagtttttagttatGTACGAGTATTAATGAGTAAAATATTGTGCTAGTCGAGTCAAAATTGTCCAAATAATCCaagaaaaaacagtaaaattgttttgtttaagTAGTTATCcaccaatgaaaaaatcacaaagaCCACAGTAACCAAAAATGTGCGTCAAAAAAATGCTATCTTGACGTAAAATTGTGGGAGGTTTCCAAatctgtatttatttttgcattacgACTTataattttcgagatattagacGAAAtacaattgattttaatttttctaatctactaaaaataataagaaaattttttaaactagtgTTTGTTTAACTTCAAGTTTTTAGAGCTATTTCAATAACTGCCTACATCACACAAATAAAGCAGCGAATTGAAgacagaaaaaatataaaaaaacattaccaACCTGTGTGAAAGTAGATAACCAGTATCGACCCTTGGTGCCAACATCATTTCATGACAAAACGCACTAAcgtagcaatttttttgcaaaatctccATCAAACAATAATCACTTGGCACACCTTTGTACGAAGCacgtttatttttgataaaatcatCAACAGTCCAGTTTTTATAAATCCCTAAATCGTCCAAAGATTTGTGAAAATGCACCTTGTGAAACCAATTTTCAGGCTGCAATAAATATCTCTCCactacaaaaccaaaaattacgCACAATTTTACACAAGAGATGACACCCAACATACAAATGACCATTTTGTTCGGACTTTTGGGCAAAATCGGCGCAATCTCACCTCGAACCACCTCAAACTTCCTCAAAAGCGCTCCAGTGTCAAAGTACGAATCctcaatttgcaaaatttgggCTTCGGGACAAttaattgaatgaaaaattCCCTACACTTACCTTCGGCCAAAACAAGGCCCAAAAGTCCGTCAAAATTAAACTCCTCAAAATGCCCCAAGGCGAAATCAGTGAGGCGGTTCAAGCCCTCAAAAACCTCCCCAATTTGCCCCAAGCTGGGCGAGAGCAACGACAACAAAACCAAACACTTGAACCAAGCCATACTGTGATAAATTATCGCAAAACTCATAgctttttcataatttattcaAGTGGGTGCGTAAACACAACTAAAACCATTCGGAAGCGAGTACAACATTATGcccatttttattatttatttatttatttattatttattatttatttatggtcACCTTTACTTATTAATCATGTTTCAATTTATGAGCAAAATATTGTGAAAATCGAGTTAAAATTGCAATAATAATCCGAATAAAACGActgatttcaaatttttctcatccatcaataaaaaaaaatcatcaagatCACAATAACCAAAAAAGTATGTCAAAATTACGACTTTTTGATGTAAATTTGCATGAGAGTTataaatatgtatttatttttgttccatGGCTcatagttttggagatattagACGAcaaatacgaaaaataaagataaataaatataaaaaaatagaaataaatctAAAGCAACTGGCAGCCCTTTTTCCTAGTTAATTAGCTATTTCTGGGCAAAATTTTGTGACAGTTGAGTTAAAATTGTGCAAATCCGAATAAAACAGcttagtcaaaatttttattttattatcaacaacaaataaaaaaatcctaaagaTCATCAGTAATCAAAAATTCATTAGAAAGGTCTCTAAATTGACGTAAAAATATCCAAGGATTCCAAACTTGTCTTCAATTTTGTTCTATGATTCGTGGTTTTGGAGATGTTAGACGAAATATGGTTggtcgttttttattttttaaatctaccaaaaataaatacaaaacaaaaaataatcattgatCTCCAACTACTTGTAGCTTTTTACTTGTTAGTTATGTACGAGTATCAATGAGCAAAATGTTGTGGAAATCGAGTCAAAATTGTccaaataatccaaaaaaagtagtttagtcaaaattttctctttaaataGTTAtccaccaataaaaaaattaccaagacCACAATAACTAAAAATCTGTGTCAAAAGCATGCCTTCTTGACGTAAAATTGTGggaggattccaaatctgtatttatttttgcgcTACGACGTACAGTTTGGGAGATATTAGACGAAGAACaactgatttttatttttccaatctactaaaaacaataagaaaatttttaaactattgTTTGTTTACCTTCAAGTTTTTAGACACTTGAACCAAGCCATACTGTGATAAATTATCGCAAAACTCATAgctttttcataatttattcaAGTGGGTGCGTAAACACAACTAAAACCATTCGGAAGCGAGTACAACAttatgcacattttttattaaatagttCAAGTATAAACTAAGAACTGCGGCTCCAAGTCCGGTGGTGTGGTCGGCACATCCGTCCCCAAACTCGTTGGTTTCCCTCCTAGTCCGGGTGTGGGCCCTCACCGGAAAACAACCGGAGTCGTGCTGGGCTTCGAGGATTTTCTCCAACCACTCGAATTTGAGAAAATCGGCGTATCCCTCATATCCACACAAAAgtgctaaaaattaaacctgaaTTTactcttattaaaaattggaaaaaaccaACTCTGTTCGAGGAACAGGTCGAAAATTTCGTCCAAACCCACGAAATACTCCGCACTTATCGTCTCAGTGTAAATACTAGCGCAGACTTTTTTAATGGCAGTGGCCAGGCTTTTGGGGGACATTTTGCACTGTCTGGCCCTGGCAACCTGCAGGAGCAACaacctgaaattttttgttactagTGTTTTTTggggttaaaaaaatacttgtgGGTGAGGATGTATCCAGCgcctttttccaaattttcgaCAAAAAGTTGGCATTTGTGGCTCAAGCGGCACTTTTTGCCCCTAATGTCCAGCGTGCTGTTGACGATGAGTGATAAGCACTGGTCGGAGAAACCCTCGGTGTAGTTTTCGTAAGTCCGTTTCGAGAAAAGTGTCTTGACGCGACTTTCCCGAGCGTAGGCCATTCGGAATTCGGCGAACTTGTAGCGGACGGGTTTGGGCCACAATTCGGGCACCACCACGTGTTTAGCgactgataaaaaataatttttggtggtGGTTTCAAAAAGAGGTTGTTCTAATTAAACGGAAATTTACCGATGAttcgaaattttttaccaaaaataaattcttgtGGTTGACCAAAATTAATAGAGGGGCGTTCTCACGGATCAATTTGGTGTTTGCAGTTAAGGTTGATAAACAAAACCTGAACGAAAACCATCATGAGAACCATTGTTTCAACTAAGtcgttgataaaatttttacgaaatttttcaTTCAAGTTTTGTGGATTAACTTTAATTGGCcaactattaattaaatattggaaaaaaaataaaaattaattaaaaaattgaattaaaactaattttaaaactgttaaaatgattttgattttaagatTTCCGCAAGATTTTCccgaattttttaatgattttgtaCACCGAACTTTTTTTTGCTTCATAATTAGAACAAGTTTAGTTGAGTTTCTAGATACTCGtaagttaatttattgtttagttGAATAATTGtgtcttttttttgttgaacaCAATTCTTGTATtgcattataattttttattttatttcctaTAATTGGGCTTATCTTGTTTTACCTGTTGGAAATCAATGaatacttattatttattattattatttaactaaATATTTCAAGTTAGGCTGTTGATTGgagcaaaaaataatcaaacggTCGTTGACGTTGTGAACCATTTTCTATTGTCAAgaaataatttccacaaacCAAGTTGGAATTACTTGAACTCCTtcagtattaaaattttaattacaagttATTGAAAacttattaacttttgaataattatttaccgCTATAAGAAATATAGAAATTTTATGATGTAGAAAAAATGCCAAagtcttgatttttttaattgatttttaagaaataaacaCCATCAAAAGATGAAattgtagagtattaaattctttatttttttattaattatatttattaatttattatttttttattaaattagtaaGACTGCTGAAAATACCCAAAATTTAGCGTTTGCTATTAGACAGGTAatcattataataattaaggCCGGTGTATTAAAatctcaataaaaatttaattaagattgGCTCTTTGAGGAATGCCTTataatgataaaatttattggtATGAAGGCTAATGACATATGAATTATTTGAGATTGAGATTTCTGAATCAAGACCCCCTCACACTTTAGAGACAAAATGCACTGTTTTGGTGATAAGTTCGAAGAAATTGTTAAGGGTGCTTTTACTAACcgttattcatttatttattcatttaccaatctatttatttataaaatttcaaatttgtttaaacatgtacctaaatcattattttcatcTCCGTCATCCATATAAACTACCCCTTGCATGAAAAGTTGGGGGTTAAAATTTTAgggatttgtttttttagggACGCAGAAAGTCATCGAAATACGTCTTTGTAGCTAGACCTGGTTAAAGCGAGAgtcagataaaataaaaaaataaaaaatttgtgtttaagaaattgaaaaagatgTTAAAATTATAGTTTTGGAACAAAATAGGTTCTATAATATTGGTCGTTCTAGAAAAAACACTAGAATTTTCGGaatcaaaaagaaatttttcctACAATTGGTTCTCTAATTATTATCAGCATTCGGAGAATTAATCACAAAAAGACTGAGCTCAAGGATAAATGGTAATGCTAAGCCTAGTCCAGGCCCAGTCcttttcaacttaaaaaaatatggataATCTTGGAAAAATCTTGAGTAAATCAGATGAAATCAAAGAAAATCGTGATTAAATCAGAGGAAACCTGGTGTAAAAAATTTGGGGTGCAGTTTACCTTCAGAGGAatgtcatatttttttatttaccaccTCGTTTATGGtctgacatttaaaaataaatcaactatTTTGCaaactaaatgtattttttctattatacagagtgtttcacaTAACTTTATGAGGCCAGCGCCTCGTGTTTGCAcctaaatatacaaaaatcacaaaaagtAGATATAGAGaatacacatttaattatttaatttttggacacCCATGACAGTAGTTGTCGGAAATGTAAGATGTATTACATTAATATACgtaaatttctgttttttacaaacaattaTCATGTGTTCTATCAAAAGATGGCATAAATATGatactaatttatttatcttaatCACTAACTAACGTAAACAAGCTATAGAAGACTATCCAATTTTTCAGCATTTGTAATCGAGTTTGTATAGGAATATGGTGGCATTTTACAAGCGCAGGCCttgtaaaattatgtgaaacatcCTGTCTATATGACGGATTGGATCctagaaaaaattgtctatgcaataataatattaatgctTGTGTTGATGCCTTCTGTAAGATTTTTAAAAGGCTGTTAAAACTGAACAcgcaaatcaaaaaatttcattggCTGTTGCTGTAGCAACAATGCTTAACACTCTTAAACagcctttaaattttaactggTTTATTACAGAATTGGCTTtaatatgcaataaaatactagaagtttataaataaaaaaatcttcgatAGTAATAACTAATACCGCTCTCAAAATGCATCAGTGTATCAAAATTTACTTATATCGAGATAAACgtcaaaatttgacaaaacttGAAGCGTCAACAGTCAACttttaacgtaatttttagaGAGAAAATGAACAATTTTCCCCAAAATTGACTTGGttccgtttaattaaaaacgagcttaaattttcgttgttgttcgCAGAACTTACAATAGTTCCAACTGGGTTGCTGTTGCATCAAAGGGGcggttttggcaaaaattaagCCCGTTTTATTCTTGAGTTGTCTGAGTTGGGCCCGATAGGGCCCTGGATGAGTGACAGTATCGTCGATAATCGCTAAACTGTATTATTAAAAGGGAGGATGTTATAAGGGTTGGACTCACCGCCGGCTAGGACCACCCCAAATAAACAATCAACATTGATTATTTCATACTGTTCTGAAAGATAATCCAGAGTGAGTCCCAGCTTATCCAGAACTTTGCTGATAACATGCTCTGGCGAGATATTTGACAGGACTGGGACGCACACGACCCACAATCGCGAAATAAAACCGTTTCCACATCACTGAAAATAATCGCAGGTGACACGCGGTTTTTATATAGGGGAAAAATCCCAGTGGCAGGTCGTCGCGGGCGCTGGAGGCACTTCTTGGAGGTCTGGTGCGAACAAGATGAAATTATCGAATTAGTTAAAGGATTGTTGATCAGTTTGTTGGCTTGGATTTGGTTAAGTTGAGAGCTTTTTATTGGAAGATGCAGGAAGGTTGGTTAGGGGGAAAAAAACGGGTACGTCGCTGGTTAAGTGCCCGAGGAGCTGCTTTGTATTCATAACGGTTGTGCCACTTGATGAAGCCATAAGTCTTTATTAAGACCAGATGAAACTGATGAAAACAATTCTAATCCCGACAACGGCGGAATTgagattatttttacattgAGCTAATCATCTTCAAGAGCAGAGagcaccaattttttttattgtttctgcaaacttttttcataaacataagcctaaaatttttgactaaaatcgagtttttttttgacgaatattTGTTTCTAATTCTAACATAATACCGACAAAGTTGACCTAAATTGGCTCAAATAATTAAGCACAAAATCGCTATGAACGAGTTgaagtaattattatttttgcgtgAAACTCTCTGTATTTAAGTGTTATTagtcattaaattatttttgttcaaaatttaaagaaaatcgTTCAGACATGGTGTATGAAACAgcaattttattacttaaactCGCCTAAAACAAagatttttctgtaaaaaatcctttaaaatgttttgtttcttttaaatttagtatCTTTCGGATgacttcaaaaaaatgatttcagattgtttaattaaaattaaattaattagaaattacgtaagcaaaaatgtcttgtgatagAAAAACGAAAATGACTAAAACTCCAACAAAATCTTTCTCTTAAAACTAATTTGTAACCGCTCAAAAATGGCCGCATTAACGTTATTATGATCTCAAgtatagttattaattatacgagtgcgaaaaaaAAGCTTAAACTTTGAgagctgtcgttatgcaacgagcgcaTGCGAGtcataaaaacacaaataactTAAATTGTTTGGTTTAACGAAATCTTTAGAATTATTCATTATGGTTCAATTACAAGTTTAGTCGCTTAAAATTGtcgagtaaaaaataatgaaaaagaagagaagagaagagaagagaagaaaagagaagaaaagaaaagagaagaaaagaga contains:
- the LOC103313930 gene encoding UPF0764 protein C16orf89; translated protein: MAWFKCLVLLSLLSPSLGQIGEVFEGLNRLTDFALGHFEEFNFDGLLGLVLAEAQILQIEDSYFDTGALLRKFEVVRGEIAPILPKSPNKMVILERYLLQPENWFHKVHFHKSLDDLGIYKNWTVDDFIKNKRASYKGVPSDYCLMEILQKNCYVSAFCHEMMLAPRVDTGYLLSHRVFYLQIVRLKKCPFNNQKFQDLTTKLCSLMWREIRTNEKLDFPAHDIALEQMVFCGLEGHSEFLTTNWRKKILEWQLPVGCFKSNKDSNFKRTSNVITYGCTDHTTGLGAAALALHLRFLLQMPKYHLN
- the LOC660947 gene encoding UPF0764 protein C16orf89 homolog; protein product: MQQQPSWNYFAKHVVVPELWPKPVRYKFAEFRMAYARESRVKTLFSKRTYENYTEGFSDQCLSLIVNSTLDIRGKKCRLSHKCQLFVENLEKGAGYILTHKLLLLQVARARQCKMSPKSLATAIKKVCASIYTETISAEYFVGLDEIFDLFLEQTLLCGYEGYADFLKFEWLEKILEAQHDSGCFPVRAHTRTRRETNEFGDGCADHTTGLGAAVLSLYLNYLIKNVHNVVLASEWF